One Natator depressus isolate rNatDep1 chromosome 5, rNatDep2.hap1, whole genome shotgun sequence DNA segment encodes these proteins:
- the TMEM171 gene encoding transmembrane protein 171, protein MCAVAVPRPGGEGNNGHHRKFFFLFVFGVALLCTGFLLSVFILQTCPSGTFSDCNRALKIAGPVVVVVGLVCVLLAQSRARLYLSQRQMQGEQVYGLIFCQGNCQVAQFLIFGFLFLTSGVLISFLGIWVPGCSPGRHSLQYNQTSTSDVELSGCGFLPLQIMGPLIVLIGLSFFVIAHIKKKTNLNLSQESSENGEQPQSPESFQVTAGDAAMTFPPLPPPYFADSLSPHVTHKPLATELPISENPPSYDSIVNNGAQLEHVQGMVSVREYEPPYAIPGSSSSSDILPTLHLSSELPPRYEEKEATVNTEYSSGSSMA, encoded by the exons ATGTGTGCAGTTGCTGTTCCCAGACCTGGTGGGGAAGGAAATAATGGACATCATaggaagttttttttcctttttgtttttggagTTGCATTGCTATGCACTGGATTTCTGCTTTCAGTCTTTATTTTACAGACTTGCCCATCTGGAACCTTCAGTGATTGCAACAGGGCCCTTAAGATTGCTGGGcctgtggtggtggttgttggaTTAGTTTGTGTCTTACTGGCACAATCAAGAGCTAGGCTGTACCTAAGTCAGAGACAGATGCAAGGTGAGCAGGTGTACGGCCTCATTTTTTGTCAAGGGAACTGTCAGGTTGCCCAGTTTCTTatctttgggtttttgtttttaactagtGGAGTGCTAATTAGTTTCCTGGGCATTTGGGTTCCTGGATGTAGCCCAGGAAGGCACAGCCTACAGTATAATCAAACCAGCACTTCGGATGTTGAACTCTCAGGCTGTGGATTCCTGCCTCTTCAAATCATGGGTCCTTTGATTGTGCTTATTGGATTAAGTTTCTTCGTAATAGCtcatattaaaaagaaaaccaattTAAATCTCAGCCAAGAATCCTCTGAAAATGGAGAACAGCCTCAGAGTCCAGAATCATTTCAAGTTACAGCAG gtGATGCTGCAATGACATTCCCACCCCTCCCACCACCTTATTTTGCTGACTCTCTATCACCACATGTAACTCATAAGCCACTTGCCACAGAGCTGCCTATCAGTGAAAATCCTCCCTCGTACGACAGTATTGTAAATAATGG GGCACAACTTGAACATGTTCAAGGAATGGTTTCCGTTAGAGAGTACGAACCGCCATATGCAATTCCTGGGAGCAGTTCATCTTCAGACATCTTACCTACTCTGCATCTTTCATCTGAATTACCGCCAAGATATGAAGAAAAAGAAGCAACAGTAAATACTGAATATTCCTCTGGCTCCTCCATGGCTTAG